Proteins encoded together in one Temnothorax longispinosus isolate EJ_2023e chromosome 5, Tlon_JGU_v1, whole genome shotgun sequence window:
- the Acxd gene encoding adenylyl cyclase X E isoform X2, with the protein MAKNTYLPVMLSWMIIVLLVICDLTIPLYYAFEDVIPPIRPAYATHSLLACYVFLPITKNSHALVLGLTASMCYLATLSIITYNNTGDYVTKMVSDAIYFVCVNALGLYFRFMNEVVIRRSFLDRRKCVESTLRLNYEKDQEEQLTRSILPQHIVAKIKKDFRDIFKFVEEHKKSPPPKGSDLCVETHDNVSILYADVVNFSGLTVTLPIRKLVETLNDLFGSFDEASERHNVLRIKFLGDCYYCVSGVPTPNSQHAKSCVDLGLDMIKIINEVRARVYRESGVDVNMRIGVHSGNIISGILGTNKWQYDVWSRDVVIANKMEQTGKPGKVHVTQQTLDLVNANDYNYIPVERLDDEVLRKYGIRSYLITPSLPETPLPSPTRENSLKAISPDSPILSYPMSNKHYVKFNGRTNTIISTSSRTRMMVNNQADVFASTYRRRTHFMDSCLRDYHLMLKAADAEMENAINQMPLSKWQQWSNWKHINPLLLTFRKWSWEIPYLREPDPVFKFYIGCSAFVLIFMGLMYLVPTFMLSKWHLNTLVGYSSALMFLIALIPLTWMHFVWNRCKDPHDEHEGHVPHPRNKLLYFFYQTSVKVVWSALLRTVLYLVITIMLAACAMLDMIFECENVNLLDNNITSSVLEVGASKFECTSTPWQMTETCSLAIITSFLFLRVHYVLKLVISICVVAFYAWNVWVHRSNIFQSSDAWNPHMEPRLAHILTVLFLTFSLHLIDRQAEYLSRLDYQWKRQLTKEQDEAFHTRNANKLLLRNILPEHVAEFYLNMNRTEENEPYHEAHNNVAVMFASLTELSIVESNILSDLNEIICEFDKLLFDPCFMCRIEKIKVAGTTYMAACGLEANRRDSMHSTESDESCSDNVVKVMVQFAVQMMSVLDRMNARSFTTSKPHKLRIGISHGEVTAGVVGAQKPLYDIWGDPVNMASRMDTTGLPGKIQVTADTAAILEQQGVKCHLRGETYVKPKGEVTTYFIGIDEKGMLERPDAGEESTSL; encoded by the exons ATGGCTAAGAACACCTATTTGCCGGTCATGCTGTCCTGGATGATCATTGTGCTCTTGGTCATTTGTGATCTGACCATACCTCTGTATTACGCCTTCGAGGATGTTATCCCGCCAATAAG aCCGGCGTACGCAACGCACTCGCTTCTCGCATGCTACGTGTTCCTGCCGATCACGAAGAATTCGCACGCCCTCGTGCTCGGCCTTACGGCCAGCATGTGTTACCTGGCGACCCTGTCAATAATCACCTACAATAACACGGGCGATTACGTTACCAAG ATGGTCAGCGACGCGATATATTTCGTGTGCGTGAACGCTCTGGGACTCTACTTCAGGTTCATGAACGAGGTCGTCATCAGGCGCTCCTTCCTGGATCGCCGGAAATGCGTCGAGTCGACGCTCAGGCTCAACTATGAGAAGGATCAAGAA GAGCAATTGACGCGGAGTATACTGCCGCAACATATAGTAGCGAAAATCAAAAAGGATTTCCGGGATATCTTCAAATTTGTGGAGGAGCACAAGAAGAGTCCTCCGCCGAAAGGCAG CGATTTATGCGTGGAGACGCACGACAATGTCAGCATCCTGTACGCGGATGTGGTGAACTTCTCCGGGTTGACCGTAACGCTGCCGATACGGAAACTCGTGGAGACGTTGAACGATCTGTTCGGCAGTTTCGATGAGGCGTCTGAGAGGCACAATGTGCTGAGAATCAAATTTTTGGGCGACTGTTACTACTGCGTGAGCGGTGTGCCCACGCCGAATTCCCAGCACGCCAAGAGCTGCGTCGATCTCG GACTTGATATGATAAAAATCATCAACGAGGTGAGGGCGCGAGTCTACCGTGAGAGCGGGGTGGACGTGAACATGAGGATCGGCGTGCACTCGGGCAACATAATATCTGGAATCCTGGGCACGAACAAGTGGCAATACGACGTTTGGTCGCGCGACGTGGTGATAGCGAATAAAATGGAGCAGACCGGGAAGCCCGGCAAGGTCCACGTCACTCAGCAGACGCTGGATCTCGTGAATGCGAATGACTACAACTACATCCCAGTCGAAAGATTGGACGACGAGGTTTTACGAAAATATGGAATACGCAGCTATCTCATCACGCCGTCCTTGCCGGAAACGCCATTACCGTCGCCGACGCG CGAGAACAGTTTGAAGGCCATTAGTCCGGACTCGCCGATATTGTCATATCCCATGTCTAACAAGCACTACGTCAAGTTCAATGGACGTACCAATACCATCATCAGCACCAGTTCCAGAACGAGGATGATGGTAAACAATCAAGCGGACGTTTTCGCGAGCACTTACAGACGAAGAACGCACTTCATGGATTCTTGTCTACGGGATTATCATCTAATGTTGAAAGCAGCGGACGCCGAGATGGAGAACGCCATTAATCAGATGCCTCTCAGCAAATGGCA ACAATGGAGCAATTGGAAGCACATAAATCCACTCCTCTTAACATTTCGGAAATGGAGCTGGGAGATTCCATATCTACGCGAACCGGATCCCGTCTTTAAGTTTTACATCGGCTGCTCTGCCTTCGTGCTTATCTTCATGGGACTCATGTACCTCGTGCCCACGTTTATGCTCTCTAA atggCATCTGAACACGCTTGTCGGTTATTCGTCGGCATTGATGTTCCTGATCGCTTTAATACCCCTCACGTGGATGCACTTTGTGTGGAATCGCTGCAAGGACCCACACGACGAGCACGAAGGACACGTTCCACATCCACGGAACAAACtgctatactttttttatcaaacgaGCGTAAAG GTTGTATGGAGCGCCCTTCTGAGGACGGTCTTGTACCTGGTGATCACGATAATGCTTGCAGCATGCGCCATGCTTGATATGATT TTTGAATGTGAAAATGTGAACCTATTGGACAATAACATAACGTCCAGCGTGTTGGAGGTTGGCGCCTCCAAATTTGAATGCACATCTACACCTTGG cAAATGACAGAGACCTGCTCGTTGGCGATCATCACGAGTTTCCTCTTCCTAAGGGTCCACTACGTCTTGAAATTAGTGATAAGCATCTGCGTGGTAGCCTTTTACGCGTGGAACGTTTGGGTGCACCGATCTAATATATTTCAG TCGAGCGACGCGTGGAATCCTCACATGGAACCGAGACTGGCGCATATATTGACAGTGTTGTTTCTCACGTTCTCCTTGCATCTCATAGATCGTCAG GCAGAATACTTGAGCAGGCTGGATTATCAATGGAAACGTCAGCTAACGAAGGAACAGGATGAAGCGTTTCATACGAGAAATGCCAACAAGCTTTTACTTCGTAATATTCTGCCGGAACACGTCG CGGAGTTTTATTTGAACATGAACCGAACCGAGGAGAACGAGCCTTATCACGAGGCTCACAACAACGTCGCCGTGATGTTTGCCTCTCTGACAGAACTGTCGATCGTCGAGAGTAACATCCTTAGTGATTTGAACGAGATTATTTGTGAATTCGACAAGTTACTCTTCGATCCTTGCTTCATGTGTCGCATAGAGAAGATAAAGGTCGCCG gtaCAACATATATGGCGGCTTGCGGACTAGAAGCGAATCGACGCGATTCAATGCACAGCACTGAAAGCGACGAGAGTTGCAGCGACAATGTGGTCAAGGTGATGGTGCAATTTGCCGTACAAATGATGTCCGTGCTCGATAGAATGAACGCGAGGTCGTTCACCACGTCGAAACCTCACAA ATTAAGGATCGGCATTTCTCATGGGGAGGTGACGGCTGGCGTCGTGGGGGCTCAAAAGCCGTTGTACGATATTTGGGGCGACCCCGTAAACATGGCATCCAGAATGGACACCACTGGACTACCAGGAAAAATACAG GTAACAGCGGATACGGCTGCCATCTTGGAACAGCAAGGTGTCAAGTGTCATCTACGCGGTGAGACGTATGTCAAGCCGAAAGGAGAGGTCACAACGTACTTTATAGGCATCGACGAGAAGGGAATGTTAGAAAGACCGGATGCGGGAGAAGAAAGTACTAGTTTATGA
- the Acxd gene encoding adenylyl cyclase X E isoform X3, which yields MCYLATLSIITYNNTGDYVTKMVSDAIYFVCVNALGLYFRFMNEVVIRRSFLDRRKCVESTLRLNYEKDQEEQLTRSILPQHIVAKIKKDFRDIFKFVEEHKKSPPPKGSDLCVETHDNVSILYADVVNFSGLTVTLPIRKLVETLNDLFGSFDEASERHNVLRIKFLGDCYYCVSGVPTPNSQHAKSCVDLGLDMIKIINEVRARVYRESGVDVNMRIGVHSGNIISGILGTNKWQYDVWSRDVVIANKMEQTGKPGKVHVTQQTLDLVNANDYNYIPVERLDDEVLRKYGIRSYLITPSLPETPLPSPTRENSLKAISPDSPILSYPMSNKHYVKFNGRTNTIISTSSRTRMMVNNQADVFASTYRRRTHFMDSCLRDYHLMLKAADAEMENAINQMPLSKWQQWSNWKHINPLLLTFRKWSWEIPYLREPDPVFKFYIGCSAFVLIFMGLMYLVPTFMLSKWHLNTLVGYSSALMFLIALIPLTWMHFVWNRCKDPHDEHEGHVPHPRNKLLYFFYQTSVKVVWSALLRTVLYLVITIMLAACAMLDMIFECENVNLLDNNITSSVLEVGASKFECTSTPWQMTETCSLAIITSFLFLRVHYVLKLVISICVVAFYAWNVWVHRSNIFQSSDAWNPHMEPRLAHILTVLFLTFSLHLIDRQAEYLSRLDYQWKRQLTKEQDEAFHTRNANKLLLRNILPEHVAEFYLNMNRTEENEPYHEAHNNVAVMFASLTELSIVESNILSDLNEIICEFDKLLFDPCFMCRIEKIKVAGTTYMAACGLEANRRDSMHSTESDESCSDNVVKVMVQFAVQMMSVLDRMNARSFTTSKPHKLRIGISHGEVTAGVVGAQKPLYDIWGDPVNMASRMDTTGLPGKIQVTADTAAILEQQGVKCHLRGETYVKPKGEVTTYFIGIDEKGMLERPDAGEESTSL from the exons ATGTGTTACCTGGCGACCCTGTCAATAATCACCTACAATAACACGGGCGATTACGTTACCAAG ATGGTCAGCGACGCGATATATTTCGTGTGCGTGAACGCTCTGGGACTCTACTTCAGGTTCATGAACGAGGTCGTCATCAGGCGCTCCTTCCTGGATCGCCGGAAATGCGTCGAGTCGACGCTCAGGCTCAACTATGAGAAGGATCAAGAA GAGCAATTGACGCGGAGTATACTGCCGCAACATATAGTAGCGAAAATCAAAAAGGATTTCCGGGATATCTTCAAATTTGTGGAGGAGCACAAGAAGAGTCCTCCGCCGAAAGGCAG CGATTTATGCGTGGAGACGCACGACAATGTCAGCATCCTGTACGCGGATGTGGTGAACTTCTCCGGGTTGACCGTAACGCTGCCGATACGGAAACTCGTGGAGACGTTGAACGATCTGTTCGGCAGTTTCGATGAGGCGTCTGAGAGGCACAATGTGCTGAGAATCAAATTTTTGGGCGACTGTTACTACTGCGTGAGCGGTGTGCCCACGCCGAATTCCCAGCACGCCAAGAGCTGCGTCGATCTCG GACTTGATATGATAAAAATCATCAACGAGGTGAGGGCGCGAGTCTACCGTGAGAGCGGGGTGGACGTGAACATGAGGATCGGCGTGCACTCGGGCAACATAATATCTGGAATCCTGGGCACGAACAAGTGGCAATACGACGTTTGGTCGCGCGACGTGGTGATAGCGAATAAAATGGAGCAGACCGGGAAGCCCGGCAAGGTCCACGTCACTCAGCAGACGCTGGATCTCGTGAATGCGAATGACTACAACTACATCCCAGTCGAAAGATTGGACGACGAGGTTTTACGAAAATATGGAATACGCAGCTATCTCATCACGCCGTCCTTGCCGGAAACGCCATTACCGTCGCCGACGCG CGAGAACAGTTTGAAGGCCATTAGTCCGGACTCGCCGATATTGTCATATCCCATGTCTAACAAGCACTACGTCAAGTTCAATGGACGTACCAATACCATCATCAGCACCAGTTCCAGAACGAGGATGATGGTAAACAATCAAGCGGACGTTTTCGCGAGCACTTACAGACGAAGAACGCACTTCATGGATTCTTGTCTACGGGATTATCATCTAATGTTGAAAGCAGCGGACGCCGAGATGGAGAACGCCATTAATCAGATGCCTCTCAGCAAATGGCA ACAATGGAGCAATTGGAAGCACATAAATCCACTCCTCTTAACATTTCGGAAATGGAGCTGGGAGATTCCATATCTACGCGAACCGGATCCCGTCTTTAAGTTTTACATCGGCTGCTCTGCCTTCGTGCTTATCTTCATGGGACTCATGTACCTCGTGCCCACGTTTATGCTCTCTAA atggCATCTGAACACGCTTGTCGGTTATTCGTCGGCATTGATGTTCCTGATCGCTTTAATACCCCTCACGTGGATGCACTTTGTGTGGAATCGCTGCAAGGACCCACACGACGAGCACGAAGGACACGTTCCACATCCACGGAACAAACtgctatactttttttatcaaacgaGCGTAAAG GTTGTATGGAGCGCCCTTCTGAGGACGGTCTTGTACCTGGTGATCACGATAATGCTTGCAGCATGCGCCATGCTTGATATGATT TTTGAATGTGAAAATGTGAACCTATTGGACAATAACATAACGTCCAGCGTGTTGGAGGTTGGCGCCTCCAAATTTGAATGCACATCTACACCTTGG cAAATGACAGAGACCTGCTCGTTGGCGATCATCACGAGTTTCCTCTTCCTAAGGGTCCACTACGTCTTGAAATTAGTGATAAGCATCTGCGTGGTAGCCTTTTACGCGTGGAACGTTTGGGTGCACCGATCTAATATATTTCAG TCGAGCGACGCGTGGAATCCTCACATGGAACCGAGACTGGCGCATATATTGACAGTGTTGTTTCTCACGTTCTCCTTGCATCTCATAGATCGTCAG GCAGAATACTTGAGCAGGCTGGATTATCAATGGAAACGTCAGCTAACGAAGGAACAGGATGAAGCGTTTCATACGAGAAATGCCAACAAGCTTTTACTTCGTAATATTCTGCCGGAACACGTCG CGGAGTTTTATTTGAACATGAACCGAACCGAGGAGAACGAGCCTTATCACGAGGCTCACAACAACGTCGCCGTGATGTTTGCCTCTCTGACAGAACTGTCGATCGTCGAGAGTAACATCCTTAGTGATTTGAACGAGATTATTTGTGAATTCGACAAGTTACTCTTCGATCCTTGCTTCATGTGTCGCATAGAGAAGATAAAGGTCGCCG gtaCAACATATATGGCGGCTTGCGGACTAGAAGCGAATCGACGCGATTCAATGCACAGCACTGAAAGCGACGAGAGTTGCAGCGACAATGTGGTCAAGGTGATGGTGCAATTTGCCGTACAAATGATGTCCGTGCTCGATAGAATGAACGCGAGGTCGTTCACCACGTCGAAACCTCACAA ATTAAGGATCGGCATTTCTCATGGGGAGGTGACGGCTGGCGTCGTGGGGGCTCAAAAGCCGTTGTACGATATTTGGGGCGACCCCGTAAACATGGCATCCAGAATGGACACCACTGGACTACCAGGAAAAATACAG GTAACAGCGGATACGGCTGCCATCTTGGAACAGCAAGGTGTCAAGTGTCATCTACGCGGTGAGACGTATGTCAAGCCGAAAGGAGAGGTCACAACGTACTTTATAGGCATCGACGAGAAGGGAATGTTAGAAAGACCGGATGCGGGAGAAGAAAGTACTAGTTTATGA
- the Acxd gene encoding adenylyl cyclase X E isoform X1, protein MDDPRSTNSGARMDVELVTRASLSSLQKVDDGRIVSPNSFDEWTWSGLRKQFKYKNLEKLYTVYHRRIQYGYLSIFILLHLLLGFTYCLSLIKNVGIKKCLVDIVTYCIVGALLCPVIALSFRSRHMAKNTYLPVMLSWMIIVLLVICDLTIPLYYAFEDVIPPIRPAYATHSLLACYVFLPITKNSHALVLGLTASMCYLATLSIITYNNTGDYVTKMVSDAIYFVCVNALGLYFRFMNEVVIRRSFLDRRKCVESTLRLNYEKDQEEQLTRSILPQHIVAKIKKDFRDIFKFVEEHKKSPPPKGSDLCVETHDNVSILYADVVNFSGLTVTLPIRKLVETLNDLFGSFDEASERHNVLRIKFLGDCYYCVSGVPTPNSQHAKSCVDLGLDMIKIINEVRARVYRESGVDVNMRIGVHSGNIISGILGTNKWQYDVWSRDVVIANKMEQTGKPGKVHVTQQTLDLVNANDYNYIPVERLDDEVLRKYGIRSYLITPSLPETPLPSPTRENSLKAISPDSPILSYPMSNKHYVKFNGRTNTIISTSSRTRMMVNNQADVFASTYRRRTHFMDSCLRDYHLMLKAADAEMENAINQMPLSKWQQWSNWKHINPLLLTFRKWSWEIPYLREPDPVFKFYIGCSAFVLIFMGLMYLVPTFMLSKWHLNTLVGYSSALMFLIALIPLTWMHFVWNRCKDPHDEHEGHVPHPRNKLLYFFYQTSVKVVWSALLRTVLYLVITIMLAACAMLDMIFECENVNLLDNNITSSVLEVGASKFECTSTPWQMTETCSLAIITSFLFLRVHYVLKLVISICVVAFYAWNVWVHRSNIFQSSDAWNPHMEPRLAHILTVLFLTFSLHLIDRQAEYLSRLDYQWKRQLTKEQDEAFHTRNANKLLLRNILPEHVAEFYLNMNRTEENEPYHEAHNNVAVMFASLTELSIVESNILSDLNEIICEFDKLLFDPCFMCRIEKIKVAGTTYMAACGLEANRRDSMHSTESDESCSDNVVKVMVQFAVQMMSVLDRMNARSFTTSKPHKLRIGISHGEVTAGVVGAQKPLYDIWGDPVNMASRMDTTGLPGKIQVTADTAAILEQQGVKCHLRGETYVKPKGEVTTYFIGIDEKGMLERPDAGEESTSL, encoded by the exons ATGGATGATCCGAGATCGACCAACAGCGGGGCCAGGATGGACGTGGAACTGGTGACCCGAGCGTCGCTGAGTTCGCTGCAGAAGGTGGACGATGGCCGCATTGTCTCTCCCAATAGCTTTGATGAATGGACATGGTCCGGTCTGAGG AAACAATTCAAATACAAGAACTTAGAAAAGCTGTACACGGTCTATCACAGGAGAATACAATATGGTTATCTTTCGATATTCATCTTACTACACCTATTACTTGGATTTACGTATTGCTTGTCCTTGATCAAAAAt GTTGGCATAAAGAAATGCTTGGTAGACATCGTAACCTACTGCATCGTGGGCGCTCTGCTGTGTCCTGTGATCGCCCTATCATTCCGGTCGAGGCATATGGCTAAGAACACCTATTTGCCGGTCATGCTGTCCTGGATGATCATTGTGCTCTTGGTCATTTGTGATCTGACCATACCTCTGTATTACGCCTTCGAGGATGTTATCCCGCCAATAAG aCCGGCGTACGCAACGCACTCGCTTCTCGCATGCTACGTGTTCCTGCCGATCACGAAGAATTCGCACGCCCTCGTGCTCGGCCTTACGGCCAGCATGTGTTACCTGGCGACCCTGTCAATAATCACCTACAATAACACGGGCGATTACGTTACCAAG ATGGTCAGCGACGCGATATATTTCGTGTGCGTGAACGCTCTGGGACTCTACTTCAGGTTCATGAACGAGGTCGTCATCAGGCGCTCCTTCCTGGATCGCCGGAAATGCGTCGAGTCGACGCTCAGGCTCAACTATGAGAAGGATCAAGAA GAGCAATTGACGCGGAGTATACTGCCGCAACATATAGTAGCGAAAATCAAAAAGGATTTCCGGGATATCTTCAAATTTGTGGAGGAGCACAAGAAGAGTCCTCCGCCGAAAGGCAG CGATTTATGCGTGGAGACGCACGACAATGTCAGCATCCTGTACGCGGATGTGGTGAACTTCTCCGGGTTGACCGTAACGCTGCCGATACGGAAACTCGTGGAGACGTTGAACGATCTGTTCGGCAGTTTCGATGAGGCGTCTGAGAGGCACAATGTGCTGAGAATCAAATTTTTGGGCGACTGTTACTACTGCGTGAGCGGTGTGCCCACGCCGAATTCCCAGCACGCCAAGAGCTGCGTCGATCTCG GACTTGATATGATAAAAATCATCAACGAGGTGAGGGCGCGAGTCTACCGTGAGAGCGGGGTGGACGTGAACATGAGGATCGGCGTGCACTCGGGCAACATAATATCTGGAATCCTGGGCACGAACAAGTGGCAATACGACGTTTGGTCGCGCGACGTGGTGATAGCGAATAAAATGGAGCAGACCGGGAAGCCCGGCAAGGTCCACGTCACTCAGCAGACGCTGGATCTCGTGAATGCGAATGACTACAACTACATCCCAGTCGAAAGATTGGACGACGAGGTTTTACGAAAATATGGAATACGCAGCTATCTCATCACGCCGTCCTTGCCGGAAACGCCATTACCGTCGCCGACGCG CGAGAACAGTTTGAAGGCCATTAGTCCGGACTCGCCGATATTGTCATATCCCATGTCTAACAAGCACTACGTCAAGTTCAATGGACGTACCAATACCATCATCAGCACCAGTTCCAGAACGAGGATGATGGTAAACAATCAAGCGGACGTTTTCGCGAGCACTTACAGACGAAGAACGCACTTCATGGATTCTTGTCTACGGGATTATCATCTAATGTTGAAAGCAGCGGACGCCGAGATGGAGAACGCCATTAATCAGATGCCTCTCAGCAAATGGCA ACAATGGAGCAATTGGAAGCACATAAATCCACTCCTCTTAACATTTCGGAAATGGAGCTGGGAGATTCCATATCTACGCGAACCGGATCCCGTCTTTAAGTTTTACATCGGCTGCTCTGCCTTCGTGCTTATCTTCATGGGACTCATGTACCTCGTGCCCACGTTTATGCTCTCTAA atggCATCTGAACACGCTTGTCGGTTATTCGTCGGCATTGATGTTCCTGATCGCTTTAATACCCCTCACGTGGATGCACTTTGTGTGGAATCGCTGCAAGGACCCACACGACGAGCACGAAGGACACGTTCCACATCCACGGAACAAACtgctatactttttttatcaaacgaGCGTAAAG GTTGTATGGAGCGCCCTTCTGAGGACGGTCTTGTACCTGGTGATCACGATAATGCTTGCAGCATGCGCCATGCTTGATATGATT TTTGAATGTGAAAATGTGAACCTATTGGACAATAACATAACGTCCAGCGTGTTGGAGGTTGGCGCCTCCAAATTTGAATGCACATCTACACCTTGG cAAATGACAGAGACCTGCTCGTTGGCGATCATCACGAGTTTCCTCTTCCTAAGGGTCCACTACGTCTTGAAATTAGTGATAAGCATCTGCGTGGTAGCCTTTTACGCGTGGAACGTTTGGGTGCACCGATCTAATATATTTCAG TCGAGCGACGCGTGGAATCCTCACATGGAACCGAGACTGGCGCATATATTGACAGTGTTGTTTCTCACGTTCTCCTTGCATCTCATAGATCGTCAG GCAGAATACTTGAGCAGGCTGGATTATCAATGGAAACGTCAGCTAACGAAGGAACAGGATGAAGCGTTTCATACGAGAAATGCCAACAAGCTTTTACTTCGTAATATTCTGCCGGAACACGTCG CGGAGTTTTATTTGAACATGAACCGAACCGAGGAGAACGAGCCTTATCACGAGGCTCACAACAACGTCGCCGTGATGTTTGCCTCTCTGACAGAACTGTCGATCGTCGAGAGTAACATCCTTAGTGATTTGAACGAGATTATTTGTGAATTCGACAAGTTACTCTTCGATCCTTGCTTCATGTGTCGCATAGAGAAGATAAAGGTCGCCG gtaCAACATATATGGCGGCTTGCGGACTAGAAGCGAATCGACGCGATTCAATGCACAGCACTGAAAGCGACGAGAGTTGCAGCGACAATGTGGTCAAGGTGATGGTGCAATTTGCCGTACAAATGATGTCCGTGCTCGATAGAATGAACGCGAGGTCGTTCACCACGTCGAAACCTCACAA ATTAAGGATCGGCATTTCTCATGGGGAGGTGACGGCTGGCGTCGTGGGGGCTCAAAAGCCGTTGTACGATATTTGGGGCGACCCCGTAAACATGGCATCCAGAATGGACACCACTGGACTACCAGGAAAAATACAG GTAACAGCGGATACGGCTGCCATCTTGGAACAGCAAGGTGTCAAGTGTCATCTACGCGGTGAGACGTATGTCAAGCCGAAAGGAGAGGTCACAACGTACTTTATAGGCATCGACGAGAAGGGAATGTTAGAAAGACCGGATGCGGGAGAAGAAAGTACTAGTTTATGA